A genomic segment from Malus domestica chromosome 05, GDT2T_hap1 encodes:
- the LOC103420648 gene encoding BTB/POZ domain-containing protein At3g05675-like, with protein sequence MKNLDARSQFSNHPNPDMVTGTGSKKRHRAVHPASSATASSSSRPCVAVIIDSHARRPTHPDPKPIPSSTLKPNPTTPYSFDDPSSADVILRLFVDPSPLDPSATSLSLSPATTQPQDDVVLHLHAHALRRCKYFAALLSDRWQHPHAQDDAVRHISLRVPPTPGSMDARISLLQLLYTPDLASAIATVSTALDLLPVASELIFEDCVRFCLRFLEAVPWTQDDEARVLALIPHLSEDEAKDLIARVSGIPDSSEEMLYGLILALTHNPSMAFVKAFVAKLLREFGSRDLVERVLDRAFQTTFKVVKESMEEYTSPGVRGDHDETEAIQRLNLHTAMTNGKHLVWLVERMIELRVADSAVREWSEQPAFAADLQRAFRDDAWRNIVPGLPSILLRCTSRLANAVAAGTILVDAQVRKKLVKDWLPVLIVCKDTNTSPLTSSNKPLYLDLEEIFLRIISTLPMSDSQELLQQCLSFSTRNVEDCPHLVTAFNTWFRRATHPPQLQNLC encoded by the exons ATGAAAAATCTAGACGCTCGCTCCCAATTCTCGAATCACCCAAATCCCGATATGGTCACCGGCACCGGCTCCAAAAAACGGCATCGCGCCGTACACCCCGCCAGCTCCGCCACCGCCAGCAGCTCCAGCCGTCCTTGCGTCGCCGTCATCATCGACTCCCATGCCAGAAGACCCACCCATCCCGATCCCAAACccatcccgagctcgactctGAAACCCAACCCCACCACCCCCTACTCCTTCGACGACCCTTCCTCCGCCGACGTCATTCTCCGCCTCTTCGTCGATCCCTCACCCTTAGACCCCTCTGCGACGTCGTTATCTCTATCCCCCGCCACCACCCAGCCTCAGGACGACGTCGTTCTCCACCTCCACGCCCACGCCCTCCGCCGCTGTAAGTACTTCGCCGCCCTCTTATCCGACCGATGGCAGCACCCCCACGCCCAAGACGACGCTGTCCGCCACATCAGCCTGCGGGTCCCGCCGACCCCGGGCTCCATGGATGCCCGCATTTCCCTCCTCCAACTCCTCTACACCCCCGACCTCGCATCCGCCATAGCCACCGTGTCGACGGCGCTCGACCTCCTCCCGGTGGCTTCGGAGCTTATCTTCGAGGATTGCGTTCGATTCTGCCTCCGATTCCTGGAGGCCGTCCCCTGGACCCAAGACGATGAAGCACGAGTGCTCGCCCTAATCCCTCACCTGAGCGAAGACGAAGCCAAAGATCTCATCGCAAGGGTTTCTGGAATCCCCGATTCGAGCGAGGAGATGCTGTACGGTCTCATCCTCGCATTGACTCACAACCCGAGCATGGCGTTCGTCAAGGCCTTCGTCGCAAAGCTGCTGCGGGAGTTCGGGTCCAGAGACCTGGTCGAGCGAGTTCTGGATCGGGCATTTCAGACCACCTTCAAGGTCGTCAAGGAGTCCATGGAGGAGTACACGAGTCCCGGAGTCCGCGGCGACCATGACGAGACCGAGGCCATCCAGAGGCTCAACCTCCACACAGCAATGACCAATGGGAAGCACCTGGTGTGGCTTGTGGAGAGGATGATCGAGCTCCGAGTCGCTGACTCGGCCGTAAGGGAGTGGAGTGAGCAGCCTGCTTTCGCTGCTGATTTGCAGAGGGCTTTTCGGGATGATGCGTGGAGAAATATTGTGCCGGGGCTACCTAGCATCCTGCTTCGCTGCACTTCGAGGCTTGCAAATGCCGTCGCTGCTGGAACCATTTTGGTTGATGCTCAG GTTCGGAAGAAGCTTGTCAAAGATTGGCTTCCAGTTCTGATTGTTTGTAAAGATACCAATACTTCCCCTCTGACATCTAGTAACAAACCACTGTACTTGGATCTGGAAGAGATATTCCTCAGAATAATCTCCACACTGCCCATGTCAGATTCACAGGAGTTGCTGCAGCAGTGCCTCAGCTTCTCTACCCGGAATGTGGAGGACTGTCCTCACCTGGTCACGGCATTCAATACCTGGTTTCGCCGTGCGACACATCCCCCTCAACTTCAGAATCTTTGTTAG